The Pangasianodon hypophthalmus isolate fPanHyp1 chromosome 5, fPanHyp1.pri, whole genome shotgun sequence genome includes a window with the following:
- the si:ch211-168k14.2 gene encoding phospholipase D1 isoform X1, with protein sequence MAVCQKPFCLERLESDTSGFSASLDHYDLQDNTEELDVDQCDAKLRESRKHMFQAIYSFLPFKSLDCKVFLDDVPILVQVTEVERFACTRVLNPNLYTIELSYGTYTWKIKRRFKHFLMLHQELLKFKALLKIPLPSRIHSVKRSSFEGLKSSRTGHMPTLPRRPDALVKEEQLISRKMQLEDYLKNILKKSLYRNHPATLEFLEVSQISFIKELGPKGIEGMILKKSGGNTFPVCYWCGSNSVCYRWSKRWLVVKDSFVLYMKPKDGQVGTVILYDKGFHINIGTEETGVRHGVTIENLCRALTIKCSTYRQARWWGHSIDEFVQRFGQDFLRENRHGSFAPVRENTKAQWFVNAAGYFDAIADALEGAKEEIFITAWWLSPEIFLKRPVVDGNTWRLDHVLKRKAEQGVKICVLLYKEVEVILGLNSEYTKKTLMGLHSNIMVIRHPDHVPSTSLLWAHHEKSVVIDQSLAFLGGIDLAYGRWDDSQHRLTDVGSVRRSPQASPAVSPDLTRESVDMSEEDKELKFSSVMEEEVLGGEAAGETCSVEEHSETNSNLTLPVNKIYIAAAEDKSSSEGTEFKHCNSRNSVSSRSLLVPEWYSKSLSLRSTDSYSPGLHHLLLLPHDTSSLRSHISSTELCGETRFWHGKDYCNFILKDWVKLNKPFDDFIDRYKTPRMPWHDVGVVVHGKAARDVARHFIQRWNFTKLVKKRSGATCYPCLVPKSLCEPSKPPELWGKHTQANVQVLRSVCQWSIGTKVHEESIHLAYISAIQNSKHFIYIENQFFISCSDKTIHNSIGDALTERILQAYREKKKFRVYVVMPLLPGFEGDISSGGGQAIKAIMHFNYRTMCRGEHSIIDRLKRVMADCWINYISFCGLRTHADLDGRLVTELIYVHSKLMIVDDRTVIIGSANINDRSMLGKRDSEMAVVVEDTEIQDSLMDGESYQAGRFALSLRVECFRVVLGLLGDYSVDISDPISDRFYKEIWMVTAAKNASVYDKVFRCLPTDAVLNYKILREYMSRSCMATEDPIQASTELKKVHGFLVQFPFYFLSEENLFPSLNSKEGIMPVELWT encoded by the exons ATGGCTGTGTGTCAGAAACCTTTCTGTCTGGAGCGGCTGGAGTCAGACACGAGTGGCTTCTCGGCCAGCCTGGATCACTATGACCTGCAGGATAATACAGAGGAGCTGGATGTGGACCAGTGTGATGCCAAACTGCGGG AATCAAGAAAGCACATGTTCCAAGCAATATACTCGTTTCTTCCATTTAAGTCTTTGGATTGCAAGGTATTCCTCGACGATGTTCCAATCCTGGTGCAAGTGACAGAGGTGGAGCGCTTTGCATGTACAAGG GTGTTGAATCCTAATCTGTACACTATCGAACTAAGCTATGGGACCTATACATGGAAAATCAAGAGACGTTTTAAGCATTTTCTAATGCTTCATCAGGAGCTGCTTAAGTTCAAGGCCTTATTAAAGATCCCACTGCCAAGTCGAAT TCATTCAGTCAAAAGAAGTTCATTCGAAGGTCTCAAGAGTTCTCGGACAGGACACATGCCCACCCTGCCACGCAGACCCGATGCTCTGGTCAAGGAGGAACAGCTGATCAGCAGAAAA atGCAGCTTGAAGACTATCtcaagaacattttgaaaaaatcGTTATACAGGAATCATCCTGCAACA CTTGAATTCTTAGAAGTGAGTCAAATATCATTTATCAAGGAGCTTGGACCAAAGGGAAT TGAAGGTATGATCCTGAAGAAATCCGGAGGAAACACGTTTCCAGTCTGTTACTGGTGTGGGTCCAACAGTGTGTGCTATCGCTGGTCTAAAAG ATGGCTGGTGGTGAAAGATTCCTTTGTTCTCTACATGAAGCCAAAAGATGGCCAAGTAGGGACAGTGATTCTGTACGATAAGGGTTTCCACATCAACATAGGGACTGAAGAGACTGGAGTCAGGCATGGTGTGACAATTGAAAATCTCTGTAG GGCTCTTACCATTAAATGTTCCACCTATAGGCAGGCTCGCTGGTGGGGGCACTCCATTGATGAATTTGTCCAAAGGTTTGGTCAGGATTTCTTGAGAGAAAATCGCCATGGCTCATTTGCCCCTgtcagagaaaacacaaaagcacaatG GTTTGTCAATGCAGCTGGGTACTTTGATGCCATTGCTGATGCCCTAGAAGGTGCAAAGGAGGAAATCTTCATCACAGCCTGGTG GCTGAGTCCAGAGATCTTCCTCAAAAGACCTGTGGTAGATGGGAACACATGGAGATTAGACCATGTCTTAAAGCGAAAAGCA GAGCAAGGGGTAAAGATCTGCGTCTTGCTCTACAAAGAGGTCGAAGTGATCCTGGGCCTCAACAGTGAGTACACCAAGAAGACTCTGATGGGCCTTCACTCCAACATCATG GTCATCCGGCACCCCGACCATGTACCCTCCACATCACTACTCTGGGCTCACCATGAGAAATCAGTGGTGATTGACCAGTCACTGGCCTTTCTGGGAGGCATTGATCTTGCCTATGGGAGATGGGATGACTCCCAACACAGACTGACCGATGTGGGTAGTGTGAGAAGGAGTCCTCAGGCCAGCCCAGCAGTTTCCCCTGACCTCACACGG GAGTCTGTAGACATGTCTGAAGAGGATAAGGAGCTGAAGTTCAGTTCGGTGATGGAAGAAGAGGTGCTGGGTGGAGAAGCTGCAGGCGAAACGTGTTCGGTGGAGGAGCATTCAGAAACCAACTCCAACCTCACACTGCCTGTCAATAAAATCTACATTGCAGCAGCAGAGGATAAGAGCAGCTCAGAAGGCACAGAGTTCA AACACTGCAACAGTAGGAACAGTGTGAGCTCTAGATCGCTGCTTGTCCCAGAGTGGTACAGTAAGAGCCTGTCTCTGCGCTCCACTGACTCCTACTCACCAGGCCTGCATCACTTGCTTCTCCTGCCTCATg ACACCAGCTCCCTCAGAAGTCACATAAGCAGCACAGAGCTTTGTGGAGAGACTCGCTTCTGGCATGGCAAAGACTACTGCAATTTCATCCTCAAAGACTGGGTCAAACTCAACAAACCATTTGATG ATTTCATCGACAGGTATAAGACACCGAGGATGCCCTGGCATGACGTTGGAGTTGTGGTTCATGGGAAGGCTGCTAGGGACGTCGCCAGGCATTTCATCCAGAGATGGAACTTCACGAAG CTGGTGAAGAAGCGGTCGGGGGCGACTTGTTATCCCTGCCTCGTGCCCAAGTCTCTGTGCGAACCCAGCAAGCCACCCGAGCTGTGGGGTAAACACACGCAGGCCAATGTACAG GTTTTGAGATCAGTGTGCCAGTGGTCCATAGGTACGAAGGTACATGAGGAGTCCATTCATCTGGCCTACATCTCAGCCATACAGAACAGCAAACACTTCATCTACATAGAG AATCAGTTCTTCATAAGCTGCTCTGACAAGACCATCCACAACAGCATCGGAGATGCACTGACTGAGAGAATCCTTCAAGCATACAG agagaagaaaaagttCCGGGTGTACGTGGTGATGCCTTTGCTGCCCGGCTTTGAAGGTGACATCTCCTCTGGAGGAGGACAAGCCATTAAGGCAATCATGCACTTTAATTACAG GACCATGTGCAGAGGAGAGCACTCCATTATTGACAGACTCAAACGTGTGA tggctGACTGCTGGATCAACTACATCTCTTTCTGTGGTTTACGCACTCATGCTGATCTGGATGGCCGTCTGGTTACTGAGCTCATCTATGTGCACAGCAAGCTCATGATCGTGGACGACCGCACTGTCATCATCG gtTCTGCTAATATCAATGACAGGAGCATGCTGGGGAAGAGGGACAGTGAGATGGCTGTAGTGGTGGAGGATACGGAGatccaggactccctcatggaTGGAGAGAGCTACCAGGCTGGCAGGTTTGCCCTGTCCCTACGTGTGGAGTGCTTCAG GGTTGTGCTTGGACTGCTGGGAGACTACAGCGTGGACATCAGTGATCCCATCAGTGACAGGTTCTACAAGGAGATCTGGATGGTGACTGCAGCCAAAAACGCCAGTGTTTATGACAAG GTATTCCGATGCTTACCCACGGACGCAGTGCTGAATTATAAGATCCTGAGGGAGTACATGTCCCGCTCCTGCATGGCCACTGAAGACCCCATCCAGGCCTCCACTGAACTGAAGAAAGTCCATGGTTTCCTGGTCCAGTTCCCTTTCTATTTCTTGTCTGAGGAAAACCTTTTCCCTTCCTTGAACTCTAAAGAGGGCATCATGCCCGTGGAGCTGTGGACCTAG
- the si:ch211-168k14.2 gene encoding phospholipase D1 isoform X2, with the protein MAVCQKPFCLERLESDTSGFSASLDHYDLQDNTEELDVDQCDAKLRESRKHMFQAIYSFLPFKSLDCKVFLDDVPILVQVTEVERFACTRVLNPNLYTIELSYGTYTWKIKRRFKHFLMLHQELLKFKALLKIPLPSRIHSVKRSSFEGLKSSRTGHMPTLPRRPDALVKEEQLISRKMQLEDYLKNILKKSLYRNHPATLEFLEVSQISFIKELGPKGIEGMILKKSGGNTFPVCYWCGSNSVCYRWSKRWLVVKDSFVLYMKPKDGQVGTVILYDKGFHINIGTEETGVRHGVTIENLCRALTIKCSTYRQARWWGHSIDEFVQRFGQDFLRENRHGSFAPVRENTKAQWFVNAAGYFDAIADALEGAKEEIFITAWWLSPEIFLKRPVVDGNTWRLDHVLKRKAEQGVKICVLLYKEVEVILGLNSEYTKKTLMGLHSNIMVIRHPDHVPSTSLLWAHHEKSVVIDQSLAFLGGIDLAYGRWDDSQHRLTDVGSVRRSPQASPAVSPDLTRESVDMSEEDKELKFSSVMEEEVLGGEAAGETCSVEEHSETNSNLTLPVNKIYIAAAEDKSSSEGTEFKHCNSRNSVSSRSLLVPEWYSKSLSLRSTDSYSPGLHHLLLLPHDTSSLRSHISSTELCGETRFWHGKDYCNFILKDWVKLNKPFDDFIDRYKTPRMPWHDVGVVVHGKAARDVARHFIQRWNFTKLVKKRSGATCYPCLVPKSLCEPSKPPELWGKHTQANVQVLRSVCQWSIGTKVHEESIHLAYISAIQNSKHFIYIENQFFISCSDKTIHNSIGDALTERILQAYREKKKFRVYVVMPLLPGFEGDISSGGGQAIKAIMHFNYRTMCRGEHSIIDRLKRWLTAGSTTSLSVVYALMLIWMAVWLLSSSMCTASS; encoded by the exons ATGGCTGTGTGTCAGAAACCTTTCTGTCTGGAGCGGCTGGAGTCAGACACGAGTGGCTTCTCGGCCAGCCTGGATCACTATGACCTGCAGGATAATACAGAGGAGCTGGATGTGGACCAGTGTGATGCCAAACTGCGGG AATCAAGAAAGCACATGTTCCAAGCAATATACTCGTTTCTTCCATTTAAGTCTTTGGATTGCAAGGTATTCCTCGACGATGTTCCAATCCTGGTGCAAGTGACAGAGGTGGAGCGCTTTGCATGTACAAGG GTGTTGAATCCTAATCTGTACACTATCGAACTAAGCTATGGGACCTATACATGGAAAATCAAGAGACGTTTTAAGCATTTTCTAATGCTTCATCAGGAGCTGCTTAAGTTCAAGGCCTTATTAAAGATCCCACTGCCAAGTCGAAT TCATTCAGTCAAAAGAAGTTCATTCGAAGGTCTCAAGAGTTCTCGGACAGGACACATGCCCACCCTGCCACGCAGACCCGATGCTCTGGTCAAGGAGGAACAGCTGATCAGCAGAAAA atGCAGCTTGAAGACTATCtcaagaacattttgaaaaaatcGTTATACAGGAATCATCCTGCAACA CTTGAATTCTTAGAAGTGAGTCAAATATCATTTATCAAGGAGCTTGGACCAAAGGGAAT TGAAGGTATGATCCTGAAGAAATCCGGAGGAAACACGTTTCCAGTCTGTTACTGGTGTGGGTCCAACAGTGTGTGCTATCGCTGGTCTAAAAG ATGGCTGGTGGTGAAAGATTCCTTTGTTCTCTACATGAAGCCAAAAGATGGCCAAGTAGGGACAGTGATTCTGTACGATAAGGGTTTCCACATCAACATAGGGACTGAAGAGACTGGAGTCAGGCATGGTGTGACAATTGAAAATCTCTGTAG GGCTCTTACCATTAAATGTTCCACCTATAGGCAGGCTCGCTGGTGGGGGCACTCCATTGATGAATTTGTCCAAAGGTTTGGTCAGGATTTCTTGAGAGAAAATCGCCATGGCTCATTTGCCCCTgtcagagaaaacacaaaagcacaatG GTTTGTCAATGCAGCTGGGTACTTTGATGCCATTGCTGATGCCCTAGAAGGTGCAAAGGAGGAAATCTTCATCACAGCCTGGTG GCTGAGTCCAGAGATCTTCCTCAAAAGACCTGTGGTAGATGGGAACACATGGAGATTAGACCATGTCTTAAAGCGAAAAGCA GAGCAAGGGGTAAAGATCTGCGTCTTGCTCTACAAAGAGGTCGAAGTGATCCTGGGCCTCAACAGTGAGTACACCAAGAAGACTCTGATGGGCCTTCACTCCAACATCATG GTCATCCGGCACCCCGACCATGTACCCTCCACATCACTACTCTGGGCTCACCATGAGAAATCAGTGGTGATTGACCAGTCACTGGCCTTTCTGGGAGGCATTGATCTTGCCTATGGGAGATGGGATGACTCCCAACACAGACTGACCGATGTGGGTAGTGTGAGAAGGAGTCCTCAGGCCAGCCCAGCAGTTTCCCCTGACCTCACACGG GAGTCTGTAGACATGTCTGAAGAGGATAAGGAGCTGAAGTTCAGTTCGGTGATGGAAGAAGAGGTGCTGGGTGGAGAAGCTGCAGGCGAAACGTGTTCGGTGGAGGAGCATTCAGAAACCAACTCCAACCTCACACTGCCTGTCAATAAAATCTACATTGCAGCAGCAGAGGATAAGAGCAGCTCAGAAGGCACAGAGTTCA AACACTGCAACAGTAGGAACAGTGTGAGCTCTAGATCGCTGCTTGTCCCAGAGTGGTACAGTAAGAGCCTGTCTCTGCGCTCCACTGACTCCTACTCACCAGGCCTGCATCACTTGCTTCTCCTGCCTCATg ACACCAGCTCCCTCAGAAGTCACATAAGCAGCACAGAGCTTTGTGGAGAGACTCGCTTCTGGCATGGCAAAGACTACTGCAATTTCATCCTCAAAGACTGGGTCAAACTCAACAAACCATTTGATG ATTTCATCGACAGGTATAAGACACCGAGGATGCCCTGGCATGACGTTGGAGTTGTGGTTCATGGGAAGGCTGCTAGGGACGTCGCCAGGCATTTCATCCAGAGATGGAACTTCACGAAG CTGGTGAAGAAGCGGTCGGGGGCGACTTGTTATCCCTGCCTCGTGCCCAAGTCTCTGTGCGAACCCAGCAAGCCACCCGAGCTGTGGGGTAAACACACGCAGGCCAATGTACAG GTTTTGAGATCAGTGTGCCAGTGGTCCATAGGTACGAAGGTACATGAGGAGTCCATTCATCTGGCCTACATCTCAGCCATACAGAACAGCAAACACTTCATCTACATAGAG AATCAGTTCTTCATAAGCTGCTCTGACAAGACCATCCACAACAGCATCGGAGATGCACTGACTGAGAGAATCCTTCAAGCATACAG agagaagaaaaagttCCGGGTGTACGTGGTGATGCCTTTGCTGCCCGGCTTTGAAGGTGACATCTCCTCTGGAGGAGGACAAGCCATTAAGGCAATCATGCACTTTAATTACAG GACCATGTGCAGAGGAGAGCACTCCATTATTGACAGACTCAAACGT tggctGACTGCTGGATCAACTACATCTCTTTCTGTGGTTTACGCACTCATGCTGATCTGGATGGCCGTCTGGTTACTGAGCTCATCTATGTGCACAGCAAGCTCATGA